The region GCCATCTTCAATAACAAGTTCGTCAAATGTGCTAGCTAGCTTAAGCGGCGGATCTGGTTCTACATCTGGGGAGACCCCACTAGATGAACCAGACGGACTCGGTGAACCACCTTGCTCAGAACAGCCTATAGAGGTCATTAGTAATAAGACTGCACTACCCTGTATTATCAATCGACTTAGATTACCCATTGCGCTCAATCCTCTTGGCAAATTTGACTGGGTGTGAGGTAAGTACAGCATGTATAACGTCACGCAAACCAACCTTTCATTACACTTTTAACTTACAAAGTTGCAATGTTTGCGCCAACTGCAAAAATGCAGGCGTTAGATGTTAGGATTGAAGCCGTTAACAAAATAAGTAATTGTTTAATAACAAAAATAGAGATTTACGTTGGGAGTTAAGACAAAAGTAATTTATGGGACATGGACTCAGTAACCCATAGACAGGGTAATTTGAGTGATCTCATTTGCAAAATGCAACGCATATAGCGACGTGTCATTGCAATATGCGTAATGCAAAGACGTTCACGTCAACACCATACTAAAGATAGAGAACAGAATAACAAGAAGAGACAGGGCTATCGAGGATGTCATTGATAACCCTATTGGATTGCCCTATCAGATAAGAGTAGAGTAGCCTAGCTTATATCGAATACCGCAGGCTCAGGTAATACTGGCTCAGCACTGTCCATATAGGTTAGGTACTGTGACCACAGTTCATGGGTTCGTTGTTGGGTAAGTTTAGTTCGACAACTTAGCGTCATCACCACCCGCATGGTTCCGTCTCTGAACATAGTAAACACCGAGTCACACTGTGATTTACTATAAGACTGCCAAGCTGATTGGGCAATATTAATCGACTCGACAACGCTCGTATCTGCAATATATTGAGCAAGACTCTTATCGAGATAACGTTGCATTTCAGCTTCAGCTTTATCTAATTCAATCTTCGCACAGTAATTTATTTCTAATGTATTAAACGCTTTCTCGCAGTCTACCGAGGTCGCCATCGCCGTAAAACTACAGACGCTCATGATTAAAAATGTAATTACCTTTAGCATTATAAAGTCAGCCTAGATGTGAATAAGCTGACAATATAACGATATCTTAATATTAATCCAATAATTCCAGCAACTGGTTTGATTAGTTTGGCGTTTATGACTAAATGTTATTCAACTGGAATACGCACCCAACCTTCCATTAGAATCCGCGCACTGCGACTCATACTCGCTTTAGTGACAGTCCATTTACCGTCAACTTGACTAGCCTGCGCACCAACCCGTAATGTCCCCGATGGATGACCAAAATTCACCGAATCACGGATCCCACCGCCAGCCGCTAAATTAACTAACGTACCAGGGATCGCAGCGGCAGCACCAATAGCAACCGCAGCAGTGCCCATCATGGCGTGATGTAATTTCCCCATCGATAATGCTCGTACTGATAAATCAATATCGCTCGCGGCAATACACTTATCACTTGAGGATATATAGTCCGCAGGCTTAGCCACAAACGCGACTTTAGGTGTATGCAGGCGCTGTTCAGCTTCTGAAATATCAGTAATTAAGCCCATTTTAACCGCGCCATATGCACGGATAGCTTCAAACATAGCCAGCGCTTTAATATCGTTATTAATCGCCTCTTGCAACTCTGAACCTGTATAACCCACAGCCTCGGCATTAATAAAAATAGTCGGTATACCGGCGTTAATCATCGTCACTTTTAACTGTCCACCAGCAACCACAGATTCAGGGACAACCAAATCATCCACCAGATTACCGGTCGGGAACATAGCTCCTTCACCATCTGCTGGATGCATAAATTCTACCAGCACTTCTGCGGCTGGAAATGTCACGCCATCCAACTCAAAGTCACCGCTTTCTTGCACCAAGCCATTTGTCATCGGCACATGGGCAATAATGGTTTTGCCAATATTAGCTTGCCAAATACGTACAATAGCAATACCGTTTTCTGGAATGCGGCTCACATCAATCAAACCACTGGTTATCGCAAAAGAACCAACCGCGGCGGATAAATTGCCACAGTTGCCACTCCAATCCACGAACGGTTTATCAATCGATACCTGACCAAACAAATAATCGACATCATGGTCGGGTTTATCCGTTGCCGACACGATCACCGTTTTGCTGGTACTCGATGTTGCTCCGCCCATACCATCAGTTTGCTTCCCGTAAGGATCAGGACTGCCGATAACACGCAACAATAACGCATCCCGTGCAAGCCCCGCTACTTGCGCAGCCTTGGGTAAGTCCTGCAGGTTAAAGAACACCCCTTTACTGGTGCCGCCACGCATATAAGTGGCGGGGATCTTAAGCTGTGGTAAATAGGTCATGCGATTCCTCATTAAGCTTCACTCGATTCAAGGAAGTCCTGTGCAAAGCGTTGCAATACACCACCAGCTTCATAGATAGAGACTTCTTCCGCGGTATCTAAACGACAGATAACTGGCACTTCTACAATCTCACCGTTTTTACGATTAATGATCAGCGTCAGTGTACTTCGAGGGGTTGGTTCACCGATAACGTCAAAGGTTTCACTACCATCAATCGCATAGGTTAGGCGGCTTTCCCCGAGTTTAAATTCCAGCGGTAATACCCCCATACCAACCAAGTTAGTGCGGTGAATACGTTCAAACCCTTCAGCAACAATCGCTTCAACACCCGCTAAACGAACACCTTTAGCCGCCCAATCACGAGAAGACCCTTGACCATAATCTGCACCCGCGACAATAATCAGTGGTTGTTTACACTCCATGTAGGTTTCAATCGCTTCCCACATACGGGTTACCGTGCCTTCCGGTTCTATTCGTGCTAGTGAGCCTTGCTTAACCTTGCCGTTTTCTAACACCATTTCATTGTTTAATTTCGGATTAGCAAAGGTCGCACGCTGCGCCGTTAAGTGATCGCCACGGTGAGTCGCATAGGAATTAAAATCGACTTCCGGCAAACCCATTTTATCTAAATACGCACCCGCCGCGCTATCAAGCATAATGGCGTTAGAAGGCGATAAATGGTCAGTGGTAATGTTGTCGCCCAACACCGCAAGAGGACGCATACCTTTAAGAGTACGTTCCCCCGCTAATGCCCCTTCCCAATAAGGTGGACGGCGAATATAAGTACTCATTTCACGCCAATCATACAGCGGGTCGTTTTTGTCGCCATAATCAACACTACACTCTATATCAGAGCCGATATCAGAGCCAAACATCGGGTTGTAAACTTGACGGAATTGCTCAGGTTTAACGCTCGCTTTAAGCACTTCATCAATTTCTTCATCGCTAGGCCAAATGTCTTTTAGGGTGATGGCATTACCAGCTTGATCGAACCCAAGCGCATCACGTTCAATATCAAAACGAATAGTACCGGCAATGGCATAGGCGACGACTAACGGTGGTGAGGCAATGAAGGCTTCATTGGCATGAGGATGAATACGGCCGTCAAAGTTACGGTTTCCCGATAACACCGCTGTCGTATATAAATCTCGCTCTAAGATCTCTTGCTGAATAACCGGATCCAGCGCCCCACTCATGCCATTACATGACGTACAGGCAAACGCCACAATGCCAAAACCAAGTTGCTCGAGCTCGGGTAATAATGTCGCTTCTTCAAGGTAGAGTTGCACCGCTTTTGACCCCGGTGCTAGTGATGTTTTAACCCAAGGTTTACGGGTTAAGCCAAGTGCATTGGCATTACGGGCAATCAAACCTGCGGCAATCATGTTGCGTGGATTACTGGTATTCGTACAACTGGTGATAGCAGCTATGATCACTGCCCCATCTGGCATTTTACCTGGTTCATTTTCAACTTTACCACTGATACCACGTTTGGCTAATTCAGAGGTTGGTACACGATTATGCGGATTTGATGGACCAGCAATATTACGGCACACCGTCGATAAATCGAATGTTAATACACGTTCATACTCAACATTAGCCAAGTCATCAGCCCATAGGCCTGTGTGTTTAGCGTAAGTTTCCACCAGCTTAACTTGATCGTCTTCACGACCGGTTAATTTAAGGTAATCAATGGTCTGCTCATCAATGGAGAATAATGCCGCCGTCGCACCATATTCAGGGGTCATGTTAGAAATAGTGGCGCGATCACCCAAGGTCAGATGGGGAACACCTTCACCATAAAATTCGAGATAACTTGAAACTACTTTCTGCGCACGAAGGAATTCCGTCAATGCCAACACGGTATCTGTTGCCGTCATCCCTGCTGGTGGTTTGCCCGTTAGCTCAACGCCAATAATGTCCGGTAAACGCATATATGACGCACGACCTAGCATCACGCTTTCAGCTTCTAGTCCACCGACACCAATGGCAATGACGCCCAAGGCATCAACCATTGGCGTGTGACTATCTGTACCCACTAAGGTATCAGGAAACGCCACGCCATGAAGGGATTGGATCACGGGTGACATACGCTCTAAGTTAATCTGATGCAGAATACCATTACCCGGTGGAATAACATCGATATTCTTAAAGGCTGTTTTGGTCCAGTTAATGAAATGGAAACGGTCATCGTTACGACGATCTTCAATGGCGCGGTTCTTTGCAAACGCATCAGGGTCGAAGCCCGCGTGCTCAACCGCCAATGAATGATCGACAATCAATTGCGTTGGCACCACTGGATTGACCTTGGATGGATCGCCACCTTTCGCGGCTATCGCATCACGCAGACCGGCCAAATCAACTAAGGCGGTTTGACCTAAAATATCATGACAAACAACACGCGCCGGAAACCAAGGGAAATCTAGGTCACGCTTGCGCTCGATAAGTTGTTTTAAAGACGCGGTTAATGCTGCAGGTTC is a window of Moritella sp. Urea-trap-13 DNA encoding:
- a CDS encoding lysozyme inhibitor LprI family protein, with amino-acid sequence MLKVITFLIMSVCSFTAMATSVDCEKAFNTLEINYCAKIELDKAEAEMQRYLDKSLAQYIADTSVVESINIAQSAWQSYSKSQCDSVFTMFRDGTMRVVMTLSCRTKLTQQRTHELWSQYLTYMDSAEPVLPEPAVFDIS
- the prpF gene encoding 2-methylaconitate cis-trans isomerase PrpF yields the protein MTYLPQLKIPATYMRGGTSKGVFFNLQDLPKAAQVAGLARDALLLRVIGSPDPYGKQTDGMGGATSSTSKTVIVSATDKPDHDVDYLFGQVSIDKPFVDWSGNCGNLSAAVGSFAITSGLIDVSRIPENGIAIVRIWQANIGKTIIAHVPMTNGLVQESGDFELDGVTFPAAEVLVEFMHPADGEGAMFPTGNLVDDLVVPESVVAGGQLKVTMINAGIPTIFINAEAVGYTGSELQEAINNDIKALAMFEAIRAYGAVKMGLITDISEAEQRLHTPKVAFVAKPADYISSSDKCIAASDIDLSVRALSMGKLHHAMMGTAAVAIGAAAAIPGTLVNLAAGGGIRDSVNFGHPSGTLRVGAQASQVDGKWTVTKASMSRSARILMEGWVRIPVE
- the acnD gene encoding Fe/S-dependent 2-methylisocitrate dehydratase AcnD, with the protein product MNTNYRKALPGSELDYFDTRAAVDDIQAGAYATLPYTSRVFAENLVRRCEPAALTASLKQLIERKRDLDFPWFPARVVCHDILGQTALVDLAGLRDAIAAKGGDPSKVNPVVPTQLIVDHSLAVEHAGFDPDAFAKNRAIEDRRNDDRFHFINWTKTAFKNIDVIPPGNGILHQINLERMSPVIQSLHGVAFPDTLVGTDSHTPMVDALGVIAIGVGGLEAESVMLGRASYMRLPDIIGVELTGKPPAGMTATDTVLALTEFLRAQKVVSSYLEFYGEGVPHLTLGDRATISNMTPEYGATAALFSIDEQTIDYLKLTGREDDQVKLVETYAKHTGLWADDLANVEYERVLTFDLSTVCRNIAGPSNPHNRVPTSELAKRGISGKVENEPGKMPDGAVIIAAITSCTNTSNPRNMIAAGLIARNANALGLTRKPWVKTSLAPGSKAVQLYLEEATLLPELEQLGFGIVAFACTSCNGMSGALDPVIQQEILERDLYTTAVLSGNRNFDGRIHPHANEAFIASPPLVVAYAIAGTIRFDIERDALGFDQAGNAITLKDIWPSDEEIDEVLKASVKPEQFRQVYNPMFGSDIGSDIECSVDYGDKNDPLYDWREMSTYIRRPPYWEGALAGERTLKGMRPLAVLGDNITTDHLSPSNAIMLDSAAGAYLDKMGLPEVDFNSYATHRGDHLTAQRATFANPKLNNEMVLENGKVKQGSLARIEPEGTVTRMWEAIETYMECKQPLIIVAGADYGQGSSRDWAAKGVRLAGVEAIVAEGFERIHRTNLVGMGVLPLEFKLGESRLTYAIDGSETFDVIGEPTPRSTLTLIINRKNGEIVEVPVICRLDTAEEVSIYEAGGVLQRFAQDFLESSEA